The following are encoded together in the Kingella negevensis genome:
- a CDS encoding ATP-binding protein: MKKLKSLKQLINKTLSVLNRLDAILPPESVEPDWQNTVAYRWQRAGNSGVLHGLPRPHTFPLSRLAAVNTQLTRLVRNTEQFLHGKPANNVLLTGARGTGKSSLVKALLHEYAEQGLRLIEVDKNDLATLPALLCVLESRSEKFIVFCDDLSFENGEDGYKALKTALDGSLSRRAENVLVYATSNRRHLMPEFMNDNVGNGGEIHAKEAVEEKVSLSDRFGLWLSFYPFDQNEYLAAVENWLAEFDLPLDDAARVAALQWAQMRGSRSGRTAYQFVCDWVGQHS; the protein is encoded by the coding sequence ATGAAAAAACTCAAATCTCTTAAACAGCTTATCAATAAAACCCTGTCTGTACTCAACCGTTTAGACGCAATTTTGCCGCCCGAATCCGTTGAACCTGATTGGCAAAACACCGTTGCGTATCGCTGGCAACGTGCAGGCAATTCAGGCGTGTTGCACGGATTGCCGCGTCCGCACACGTTTCCTTTGTCGCGTTTGGCGGCGGTAAACACGCAACTCACGCGCTTGGTTCGCAACACGGAACAGTTTTTGCACGGCAAGCCTGCCAACAATGTTTTGCTGACGGGGGCGCGTGGCACGGGCAAATCATCGCTGGTGAAAGCCTTGCTGCACGAATATGCGGAGCAAGGTTTGCGCTTGATTGAAGTCGATAAAAACGACTTGGCAACTTTGCCAGCCTTGTTGTGCGTGTTGGAATCGCGCTCTGAAAAATTTATTGTGTTTTGTGATGACTTGTCTTTTGAAAACGGCGAAGATGGTTACAAAGCTCTGAAAACCGCGCTAGACGGCAGTTTGTCGCGCCGCGCAGAAAATGTGCTGGTGTACGCCACTTCCAATCGCCGCCATTTGATGCCTGAATTTATGAATGATAACGTGGGCAACGGTGGCGAAATCCATGCAAAAGAAGCGGTGGAAGAGAAAGTGTCGTTGTCTGACCGATTTGGTTTGTGGTTAAGTTTTTATCCGTTTGACCAAAATGAATATTTGGCGGCGGTTGAAAATTGGTTGGCGGAATTTGATTTGCCGTTAGATGACGCGGCACGAGTGGCAGCGTTGCAGTGGGCGCAAATGCGTGGCAGTCGCTCGGGGCGCACGGCTTATCAGTTTGTTTGTGATTGGGTGGGACAGCATAGTTGA
- a CDS encoding Bax inhibitor-1 family protein produces MDIQDFTKVGSEVSSQEVMLRKTYNLLAWSFVPCVLGAFAGMVFNPLLLLDNYWLILGVTFAFFYGMIFLIEKNRYSQKGAVLLMVFTFGMGIMLSPVLQYSGMFPNGSKLVALAAAMTAAVFFTMSALARKAQFNNNELGKFLSVGAIVVMVGVVANIFLQLPLLSLTLSGVFVVFSSLMITWQIRNIIDGGEDSHISAALSIFISIYNLFSSILRLLLAFSGNDD; encoded by the coding sequence ATGGATATTCAAGACTTTACCAAAGTTGGCTCGGAAGTTTCTTCGCAAGAAGTGATGTTGCGCAAAACCTACAACTTGCTGGCTTGGTCATTTGTGCCTTGTGTTTTGGGTGCGTTTGCAGGCATGGTTTTCAACCCATTATTGTTGTTGGATAACTACTGGCTGATTTTGGGCGTAACCTTTGCGTTTTTCTACGGCATGATTTTTTTGATTGAGAAAAACCGTTATTCACAAAAAGGGGCAGTGTTGCTGATGGTGTTCACGTTTGGCATGGGCATTATGTTGTCGCCAGTGTTGCAATATAGCGGCATGTTCCCAAATGGCAGCAAATTGGTGGCTTTGGCGGCAGCGATGACGGCAGCTGTGTTCTTCACAATGTCTGCATTGGCGCGCAAAGCTCAGTTTAATAACAACGAGTTGGGCAAATTCTTATCGGTTGGCGCGATTGTGGTGATGGTTGGCGTGGTGGCAAACATTTTCTTGCAACTGCCTTTGTTGTCTTTGACTTTGAGTGGCGTGTTTGTGGTTTTCAGCTCACTGATGATTACTTGGCAAATCCGCAACATCATTGACGGCGGCGAAGATAGCCACATTAGCGCGGCTTTGAGCATTTTCATTTCAATCTACAACTTGTTTAGCAGCATTTTGCGCTTGTTGTTGGCGTTTAGTGGCAACGATGACTAA
- the dapF gene encoding diaminopimelate epimerase, which produces MTTLKFTKMHGLGNDFMVIDGINQTFTPDEKQIVAWSNRFTGIGFDQLLLVERAQNEGVDFRYRIFNADGGEVEQCGNGARCFVKFVSEKGLTQKQEIVVETKRGIIKPRLNDNGLVTVNMGQPRFAPEEVPFMLRANETAGKKTYIVVNGIDSAEMSMVSMGNPHAVMLVDNVATAPVEQWGSALQNHERFPARVNVGFMQIVDVHNIKLRVFERGSGETQACGTSACAAVVAGMRLGLLASGENVRVSLPGGDLHISWQDGGDVMMTGPAVSVFDGQIDL; this is translated from the coding sequence ATGACAACCCTAAAATTCACCAAAATGCACGGACTCGGCAACGACTTCATGGTCATTGACGGCATCAACCAAACCTTCACGCCTGATGAAAAACAAATCGTCGCATGGTCAAACCGCTTCACAGGCATTGGCTTTGACCAACTGCTGCTGGTAGAACGCGCCCAAAACGAAGGCGTTGATTTCCGCTATCGCATTTTCAATGCAGACGGCGGCGAAGTGGAACAATGCGGCAACGGCGCACGTTGTTTCGTGAAATTCGTGTCCGAAAAAGGCTTAACGCAAAAACAAGAAATCGTAGTGGAAACCAAACGCGGCATTATCAAACCACGCTTGAACGACAACGGTTTGGTTACCGTGAACATGGGACAACCCCGTTTCGCGCCAGAAGAAGTGCCGTTTATGTTACGTGCCAACGAGACCGCAGGCAAAAAAACCTACATCGTGGTAAACGGCATTGACAGCGCAGAAATGAGCATGGTTAGCATGGGCAACCCACATGCCGTGATGTTGGTGGACAACGTGGCAACCGCGCCCGTGGAACAATGGGGTAGCGCGCTGCAAAACCACGAGCGTTTCCCAGCGCGTGTGAACGTGGGCTTCATGCAAATCGTGGACGTACACAACATCAAATTGCGCGTATTTGAGCGTGGTTCTGGCGAAACTCAAGCGTGTGGGACAAGCGCGTGTGCGGCAGTGGTGGCTGGCATGCGTTTGGGATTGCTGGCATCTGGCGAAAATGTGCGCGTGTCGCTGCCTGGTGGCGACTTACACATCAGTTGGCAAGACGGCGGTGATGTGATGATGACAGGTCCTGCGGTAAGCGTGTTTGACGGGCAAATCGATTTGTAA
- a CDS encoding glycosyltransferase family 8 protein, whose product MSQPTNQIMHIALTADARYIEPLETVLKSVMCCHRHVHFHLIHHNQYNEQWFAQINRSLKLLNSHIHSVLIKNELFAQLRSGVGLPESSFYRMAIPQLIEADRVLYLDSDVVVRLPLNTFYWQDFSGCLTVAVPDMFLMHPDIERAILPHLSNYFNSGVLLMNVALWRETQFTQHLTQVMAAHPHCKNGDQDILNIALDGKWQPEKIGYNYQTHVLARFVEQHAYHYLGESTYCPNEQLAIVHFSGQPKPWNDPTAFYAPLYQQYHQMTWETVISTNAQFFQAASNMPEN is encoded by the coding sequence ATGTCCCAACCAACCAATCAAATTATGCACATTGCATTAACGGCTGATGCTCGCTACATTGAACCATTAGAAACAGTTTTAAAATCAGTTATGTGCTGCCATCGCCATGTGCATTTTCATTTAATTCATCACAATCAATATAATGAACAATGGTTTGCACAAATCAATCGCAGCCTGAAACTGCTTAATAGTCATATTCATAGCGTCTTAATCAAGAATGAACTATTTGCTCAGTTGCGTTCAGGCGTAGGTCTGCCTGAAAGTAGCTTTTATCGCATGGCTATTCCGCAGTTGATTGAAGCAGATAGAGTTTTGTATTTAGATTCTGATGTGGTTGTGCGACTGCCGCTCAATACTTTTTATTGGCAAGATTTTTCAGGCTGCCTTACGGTTGCTGTGCCTGATATGTTTTTAATGCACCCTGATATTGAACGCGCTATTTTGCCGCATTTATCCAATTACTTTAATTCAGGTGTTTTGCTGATGAATGTCGCTCTTTGGCGGGAGACACAGTTTACCCAACACCTCACGCAAGTTATGGCAGCACACCCACATTGCAAAAATGGCGACCAAGACATTCTCAATATAGCACTTGACGGCAAATGGCAGCCTGAAAAAATAGGTTACAACTATCAAACCCACGTTTTAGCGCGGTTTGTAGAGCAACACGCCTACCATTATCTTGGCGAATCCACTTATTGCCCAAACGAGCAATTAGCTATTGTGCATTTTTCAGGGCAACCCAAACCATGGAATGACCCAACCGCATTTTATGCACCGCTTTATCAGCAATACCACCAAATGACATGGGAAACCGTCATTTCAACCAATGCTCAATTTTTTCAGGCTGCCTCGAATATGCCTGAAAACTAA
- a CDS encoding PHP domain-containing protein, with product MIDLHCHSTTSDGALTPTQVVQLAAQNGCTLLALTDHDHTGGLAEARAEAAHQNIRFINGVEISVTWRGRTIHIVGLDFDDTDPTLQNLLAQVRTGRIERLQQIADKLAKKGINGAFDGALTLAANPEMVSRTHIADWLVQQGHARNKQNAFTKYLGDGKCASVRHQWAELDAAVSAITGANGIAIVAHPMRYDLSATARRNLFDEFVALGGQGIEVHSGSCSLNDRLNYALAAERHGLLASAGSDFHRLGDYSGGVLGACPELPPICKPVWAHFRLSSQPNQ from the coding sequence ATGATAGATTTACACTGCCATTCCACCACATCAGACGGCGCACTCACCCCCACCCAAGTGGTGCAACTCGCCGCCCAAAACGGCTGCACACTACTCGCCCTAACCGACCACGACCACACAGGCGGACTAGCCGAAGCACGCGCCGAAGCCGCACACCAAAATATCCGATTTATCAACGGCGTAGAAATCTCCGTCACATGGCGCGGACGCACCATACACATCGTCGGCTTGGATTTTGACGACACCGACCCTACGTTACAAAACCTCCTCGCCCAAGTCCGCACAGGGCGCATCGAACGCCTGCAACAAATCGCCGATAAACTCGCCAAAAAAGGCATCAACGGCGCATTTGACGGCGCACTCACACTCGCCGCCAATCCAGAAATGGTCTCACGCACCCACATCGCCGACTGGCTCGTGCAGCAAGGACACGCACGCAATAAACAAAATGCGTTCACCAAATATCTCGGCGACGGCAAATGCGCGTCCGTCCGCCACCAATGGGCAGAGCTAGACGCAGCCGTATCCGCGATTACAGGCGCAAATGGTATCGCCATTGTCGCCCACCCCATGCGCTACGACTTATCCGCCACCGCACGGCGCAACCTGTTTGACGAATTTGTCGCGTTGGGCGGACAAGGCATAGAAGTTCACAGTGGCAGTTGCAGCTTGAACGACAGATTAAATTACGCACTCGCCGCCGAACGCCACGGCTTACTCGCCAGCGCAGGCAGCGATTTTCATCGGCTCGGCGACTATAGCGGCGGCGTATTGGGCGCGTGTCCCGAATTACCACCCATTTGCAAACCCGTTTGGGCGCATTTCAGGCTGTCTTCTCAACCTAATCAATAA
- a CDS encoding GTPase/DUF3482 domain-containing protein encodes MNPLLLAVVGHTNTGKTSLMRTLLRDSTFGEVKNAAATTRHVEEAQINDTVRLYDTPGLEDAGGVLDWLEDHTSNQQDGIDRVQHFLSSEAAQNEFSQEAKVLRQLIASDTALYVIDAREPVLPKYKDELTVLSWCAKPVMPIFNFTHNRDLSEWQTMLSRRNLHVYSSFDTVAFDFQGEIRLWNNLATMLPENQAQSSLKTLIATRQNDWHNLDIQAKRHIARFLIEAAAYAQVCTDPSQREALQTTIQTQVRKHEHNLHRQLLSLYHFYQNEAQSSDWALQAFSRDPFDSDLLKEYGIRTSTGAAAGALIGLGLDALTLGTSLGLGATIGGIIGGFASNWQTLSDKINGVETLHIDEQTLAVLAARSLNLLAILQTRGHAANSEIILNSVQNPWQTQPESLRKARNYPKWSPLNSSENNRLQPEKEKEIEILANSFQAAK; translated from the coding sequence ATGAATCCACTGCTTTTAGCCGTAGTCGGACACACCAACACAGGCAAAACCTCACTCATGCGCACCCTGCTGCGCGACAGCACATTCGGCGAAGTGAAAAACGCCGCCGCCACCACGCGCCATGTAGAAGAAGCCCAAATCAACGACACCGTTCGCCTATACGACACCCCAGGTTTAGAAGACGCAGGCGGCGTGTTAGACTGGCTAGAAGACCACACCAGCAATCAACAAGACGGTATCGACCGCGTTCAACACTTTCTCTCTAGCGAAGCCGCACAAAATGAATTTTCACAAGAAGCCAAAGTCCTGCGCCAACTCATTGCCAGCGACACCGCTCTATATGTAATAGACGCACGAGAACCCGTGTTGCCCAAATACAAAGACGAACTCACCGTATTATCATGGTGCGCCAAACCCGTCATGCCCATTTTCAACTTCACGCACAACCGCGATTTAAGCGAATGGCAAACCATGCTATCACGCCGAAACCTGCACGTTTACAGCAGCTTTGACACCGTAGCATTTGATTTTCAAGGCGAAATCCGCTTATGGAACAACCTCGCCACCATGCTGCCCGAAAACCAAGCCCAAAGCAGCCTGAAAACCCTCATCGCCACACGCCAAAACGACTGGCACAACCTAGACATCCAAGCCAAGCGACACATCGCCCGTTTCCTCATAGAAGCCGCCGCCTACGCCCAAGTTTGTACCGACCCTAGCCAACGCGAAGCCCTACAAACCACCATACAAACCCAAGTTCGCAAACACGAACACAACCTACACCGCCAACTGCTCTCCCTATACCACTTCTACCAAAACGAAGCCCAAAGCAGCGACTGGGCATTACAAGCCTTCAGTCGCGACCCATTCGACAGCGACCTACTCAAAGAATACGGCATACGCACCAGCACAGGCGCAGCAGCAGGTGCACTCATCGGATTAGGATTAGATGCACTCACACTCGGCACATCACTCGGATTAGGCGCAACCATCGGCGGCATCATCGGCGGCTTCGCCAGCAACTGGCAAACCCTGTCCGACAAAATCAACGGCGTAGAAACCCTACACATAGACGAACAAACCCTCGCCGTATTAGCCGCACGCAGCCTGAATTTACTCGCCATACTGCAAACACGCGGACACGCCGCCAATAGCGAAATCATATTAAACAGCGTACAAAACCCATGGCAAACGCAGCCTGAAAGCCTAAGAAAAGCACGAAATTACCCCAAATGGTCACCACTCAACAGCAGTGAAAACAACCGATTGCAGCCTGAAAAAGAAAAAGAGATAGAGATTTTGGCGAACAGTTTTCAGGCAGCAAAATAA
- a CDS encoding RNA-binding S4 domain-containing protein, giving the protein MQATVYLEDQEYIALCDLLKLAGLVESGGQAKMFIAEGQVLRNGEVETRKTAKIRGGEVIEFSGCVLEVQNGSDPEE; this is encoded by the coding sequence ATGCAAGCAACCGTTTATTTAGAAGACCAAGAATATATTGCCCTTTGCGATTTACTCAAACTCGCAGGCTTAGTGGAAAGCGGCGGACAAGCCAAAATGTTTATCGCCGAAGGACAAGTATTACGCAACGGCGAAGTAGAAACCCGCAAAACCGCCAAAATTCGCGGCGGCGAAGTGATTGAATTTTCAGGCTGCGTTTTAGAAGTGCAAAACGGCAGCGACCCCGAAGAATAA
- a CDS encoding helix-turn-helix domain-containing protein, translated as MANLLGLSPNGYAKIERGETRLNLLRLEQFAEIFEMDIFDLIQGDLQGVDNRGGNINYSNKDCTIYGTVESQDFIHEIEKLKLIIKYQEELLAQQARELALAQKMLAVYEQNAK; from the coding sequence TTGGCAAACTTACTAGGTTTATCGCCCAATGGTTATGCCAAAATTGAACGTGGCGAAACACGCTTGAATCTGCTGCGATTGGAGCAGTTTGCAGAGATTTTTGAAATGGATATTTTCGATTTAATACAAGGGGATTTACAGGGGGTAGATAATCGCGGCGGTAATATCAATTATAGTAATAAAGATTGTACGATTTACGGCACAGTAGAAAGCCAAGATTTCATTCACGAAATCGAAAAACTCAAACTCATCATCAAGTACCAAGAAGAACTCTTAGCACAGCAAGCACGAGAATTAGCCTTAGCGCAAAAAATGTTAGCCGTGTATGAACAAAACGCCAAATAA
- a CDS encoding transposase codes for MTRKSYPTDLTDAQWQAIEPYFNQLRHYKWDKRQLVNAVLYITKTGCQWRMLPNDFPPYSTVWSFYRRANQSGLWDRILLALVQKNV; via the coding sequence ATGACTAGAAAATCCTACCCAACAGACTTAACCGATGCCCAATGGCAAGCGATTGAGCCATATTTTAACCAGCTACGCCACTACAAATGGGATAAACGTCAATTAGTGAATGCCGTTTTGTACATCACCAAAACAGGTTGCCAATGGCGTATGCTGCCCAATGATTTTCCACCTTATTCAACCGTATGGAGTTTCTATCGCAGAGCCAATCAATCAGGCTTATGGGATAGAATTCTTTTGGCATTGGTTCAAAAAAACGTTTAA
- the rpsF gene encoding 30S ribosomal protein S6 — protein MRHYEIVFIVHPDQSEQVTAMVERYKAMIAEANGKIHRLEDWGRRQLAYPINKVHKAHYVLMNIEATPATVEELETAFRFNDAVLRHLTIQTKAAVTEASPMMREEKSKSLINEAASEETAEA, from the coding sequence ATGCGCCATTACGAAATCGTGTTTATCGTTCATCCTGACCAAAGCGAACAAGTAACTGCTATGGTAGAACGCTATAAAGCCATGATTGCAGAAGCAAACGGTAAAATCCATCGTTTGGAAGACTGGGGTCGCCGCCAATTGGCTTACCCAATCAACAAAGTTCACAAAGCACACTACGTTTTGATGAACATTGAAGCAACACCTGCAACAGTTGAAGAGTTGGAGACTGCTTTCCGTTTCAATGATGCAGTATTGCGTCATTTGACAATTCAAACTAAAGCTGCTGTTACTGAAGCATCTCCAATGATGCGCGAAGAAAAATCAAAAAGTTTGATTAACGAAGCAGCAAGCGAAGAAACTGCTGAAGCATAA
- the priB gene encoding primosomal replication protein N, translated as MNNQFELTATLYKVDTLRYTPAGVPVLDVVLQHESWQEENGSCCQVKFELPAKIIGQDAQAWQHKQGKMVSVTGFLAQRSQRILRPVLRIQHITEYKG; from the coding sequence TTGAACAATCAATTTGAATTGACCGCTACTTTGTACAAAGTAGATACTTTGCGCTACACACCAGCAGGTGTTCCTGTTTTAGATGTGGTTTTACAGCATGAAAGCTGGCAAGAAGAAAATGGTTCGTGCTGCCAAGTTAAATTTGAACTTCCAGCAAAAATCATCGGTCAAGATGCTCAAGCATGGCAACACAAACAAGGCAAAATGGTTTCAGTAACAGGTTTTTTAGCCCAACGAAGCCAACGAATTTTACGCCCTGTGTTGCGAATTCAACATATCACAGAATATAAAGGTTAA
- the rpsR gene encoding 30S ribosomal protein S18: protein MARQTFKRRKFCRFTAEKIQEVDYKQVDLLKDFITENGKIIPARITGTKAHYQRQLAVAVKRARFLALLPYTDQHK, encoded by the coding sequence ATGGCTCGTCAAACATTTAAACGTCGTAAATTCTGCCGTTTTACAGCAGAAAAAATCCAAGAAGTGGATTACAAACAAGTAGATTTGCTAAAAGATTTCATCACTGAAAACGGCAAAATCATCCCAGCTCGTATCACTGGTACTAAAGCTCACTACCAACGTCAATTGGCAGTTGCTGTGAAACGTGCACGTTTCTTGGCGTTGTTGCCTTACACTGACCAACACAAATAA
- the rplI gene encoding 50S ribosomal protein L9 translates to MQIILLERVAGLGNLGDVVSVKNGYARNFLIPTAKAKRATEANLKEFEARRAELEAKQAAILADAQARQAKLDGQTIIVAQKAGVDGRLFGSVTNADIADAIKATGIEAAKANVRLPEGPFKAVGEYEVEVALHADAVATIKLVVVPAAE, encoded by the coding sequence ATGCAAATTATCTTGTTGGAACGCGTTGCTGGTTTGGGCAACTTGGGCGATGTAGTAAGTGTAAAAAATGGTTACGCTCGCAATTTCTTGATTCCTACTGCAAAAGCTAAGCGCGCTACTGAAGCAAACTTGAAAGAGTTTGAAGCTCGCCGTGCTGAATTGGAAGCAAAACAAGCAGCGATTTTGGCAGATGCTCAAGCGCGTCAGGCTAAATTGGACGGTCAAACAATCATTGTTGCTCAAAAAGCTGGTGTTGATGGTCGCTTGTTCGGTTCTGTTACTAATGCAGACATCGCTGATGCAATTAAAGCAACTGGCATTGAAGCAGCTAAAGCAAACGTACGTTTGCCAGAAGGTCCTTTCAAAGCTGTTGGTGAATACGAAGTTGAAGTGGCATTGCATGCAGATGCTGTAGCAACAATCAAATTGGTTGTTGTTCCTGCTGCTGAATAA
- the xseA gene encoding exodeoxyribonuclease VII large subunit — protein MLSDLFTPAALSVSELNAIAAELLENQLSGLWIGGEISNLTRATSGHFYFSLKDSTAQVRCVLFKQAAARLAKPLREGDHVEVRGKISLYQARGEFQITVNEVRQVGLGQLFERYERLKMQLQNEGLFAAERKKSLPENPKRIGVVTSLTAAALRDVLTTLRRRAPHIPVIVYPTPVQGAGSEHQIAQAIQAANERAEVDVQIVCRGGGSIEDLWAFNEEVVVRAIAACDLPIVSGVGHETDFTLSDFVADVRAPTPTGAAELVSPNREEMLAQLARTRSRLHEYLLQRYQKSAQTLDFLAQRLQHPRDKCKQQQAQLAQLHAQLGFAMKQQLAQKKHAVVQSAAMLPNVRPNVAQLSQRVLGFQAALSVSQRNALAEKHQRVLKQAELLEAMSPNAVLQRGFAIVRNTRGQVVHDAGDVKQGQKLNVMFAQGAVDVQVLSNTRQKDLFE, from the coding sequence ATGCTATCCGACTTATTTACCCCTGCCGCACTATCCGTTTCCGAGCTGAACGCAATTGCTGCCGAATTGCTGGAAAACCAGCTTTCAGGCTTATGGATTGGCGGCGAAATTTCCAATCTCACACGCGCCACGAGTGGGCATTTTTACTTTTCGCTCAAAGACTCAACCGCACAAGTGCGTTGTGTGTTGTTCAAACAGGCGGCGGCACGTTTGGCAAAACCCTTGCGCGAAGGCGACCATGTGGAAGTTCGCGGCAAAATCAGCTTGTATCAGGCACGTGGCGAATTTCAGATTACGGTAAACGAAGTGCGCCAAGTGGGTTTGGGGCAGCTTTTTGAACGCTATGAACGCTTGAAAATGCAGTTGCAAAATGAAGGTTTGTTTGCGGCGGAACGCAAAAAATCGCTGCCTGAAAACCCAAAACGTATTGGTGTAGTAACCAGTTTGACGGCGGCTGCTTTGCGCGATGTGCTGACGACGTTGCGCCGTCGTGCGCCGCATATTCCTGTGATTGTCTATCCCACGCCTGTGCAAGGGGCTGGCAGCGAACATCAGATTGCGCAAGCGATTCAGGCTGCGAACGAACGCGCAGAAGTGGATGTGCAGATTGTGTGTCGTGGCGGTGGCAGCATTGAAGATTTGTGGGCGTTTAACGAAGAAGTAGTGGTTCGTGCGATTGCGGCGTGTGATTTGCCGATTGTGAGTGGCGTGGGGCATGAAACGGATTTCACGCTCAGCGATTTTGTGGCAGATGTGCGCGCGCCCACGCCAACGGGGGCGGCAGAATTGGTTAGCCCGAACCGTGAAGAAATGTTGGCGCAGTTGGCGCGGACGCGTTCGCGCTTGCATGAATATTTGTTGCAGCGTTATCAAAAATCAGCGCAAACGCTAGACTTTTTGGCGCAGCGTTTGCAGCATCCGCGCGATAAATGTAAGCAGCAGCAAGCGCAGTTGGCACAGCTTCACGCGCAACTGGGTTTTGCGATGAAACAGCAGTTGGCACAGAAAAAACACGCGGTGGTGCAATCAGCGGCGATGTTGCCAAATGTTCGCCCGAATGTGGCGCAGCTTTCGCAACGGGTGTTGGGTTTTCAGGCTGCGTTATCGGTGTCGCAGCGCAATGCGTTGGCGGAAAAACATCAACGTGTTTTGAAACAGGCGGAATTGCTGGAAGCGATGTCGCCGAATGCGGTTTTGCAGCGTGGGTTTGCGATTGTGCGAAATACGCGTGGGCAGGTTGTGCATGACGCGGGCGATGTGAAACAGGGGCAGAAGTTGAATGTGATGTTTGCGCAGGGGGCGGTTGATGTGCAGGTATTGAGTAATACGCGCCAGAAAGATTTATTTGAATAA
- the deoC gene encoding deoxyribose-phosphate aldolase, with product MSAIKQQIVGFVDFTTLNDTDTTESVREFCKRAVTPLGNVAAVCVYPQFVSVAKETIPATIGLATVVNFPSGAEEDEAIFAETRQALKDGANEIDLVFPYGRFQKGDTQYAHELTEKVGNICHEAGAKMKVILETGALSAEETHAAAKIAIAAGADFLKTSTGKIKVGATPEAAAILLAEIKASGKPVGIKLSGGVRELAAAQGYVQQAVDVMGADWLKAENFRIGASGLLEALLK from the coding sequence ATGTCTGCAATAAAACAACAAATCGTAGGTTTCGTGGATTTCACTACATTGAACGACACCGATACAACTGAAAGCGTACGAGAATTTTGCAAACGCGCCGTTACCCCATTGGGCAACGTGGCGGCTGTGTGCGTGTACCCACAATTCGTGAGCGTGGCAAAAGAAACTATCCCTGCCACTATCGGCTTGGCTACTGTGGTGAACTTCCCAAGCGGCGCGGAAGAGGATGAAGCGATTTTCGCGGAAACGCGTCAAGCATTAAAAGACGGCGCAAACGAAATTGACTTGGTGTTCCCATACGGTCGTTTCCAAAAAGGCGATACACAATACGCGCATGAATTGACTGAAAAAGTAGGCAACATCTGCCACGAAGCTGGCGCGAAAATGAAAGTGATTTTGGAAACTGGCGCGTTGTCAGCAGAAGAAACACACGCTGCAGCGAAAATCGCGATTGCAGCAGGCGCGGATTTCTTGAAAACTTCAACGGGCAAAATCAAAGTGGGCGCAACACCTGAAGCGGCTGCAATCTTGTTAGCAGAAATCAAAGCCAGCGGCAAACCTGTTGGCATTAAATTGTCTGGCGGTGTGCGTGAATTGGCAGCAGCTCAAGGTTATGTACAACAAGCGGTTGATGTGATGGGTGCGGATTGGTTGAAAGCTGAAAACTTCCGTATTGGCGCGTCTGGTTTGTTGGAAGCGTTGTTGAAATAA